A single window of Candidatus Zixiibacteriota bacterium DNA harbors:
- a CDS encoding type IV pilus twitching motility protein PilT, protein MLTLRQLLEDMVKMDASDLHLTVGSPPVIRVDGKLVRLTYETLAPEMTKKLAYSIMNEKQRLKFETNSELDLSFGIENLSRFRCNVFMQRGNVAVALRKIPYRVQTFEELGLPKAVAEFAKLPRGLVLVTGPTGSGKSTSLAAVIDKINRERQCHIITVEDPIEYLHRHQSSIVNQREVYSDTNSFAAALKYALREDPDVVLVGEMRDLETIEAALNISETGHLAFATLHTNSTAESINRIIDAFPSNQQEQVRTSLSFSLQAVVSQCLVPMIGGGRVLALEIMVCTPAIRALIRDDKVHQIYSMIQSGQKYGMKTMNQSLAENYNSGKITIGDAMSFSSNMQELNEMLSRGKTPVMA, encoded by the coding sequence ATGTTAACATTGCGCCAGCTTCTCGAAGATATGGTCAAGATGGATGCTTCCGACTTACACCTGACTGTCGGTTCGCCTCCGGTGATCCGTGTTGATGGGAAATTGGTCCGACTGACTTATGAAACTCTGGCTCCCGAAATGACCAAGAAACTGGCTTACTCCATCATGAATGAGAAGCAGAGGCTTAAATTTGAGACCAACTCGGAACTTGACCTATCCTTCGGCATAGAGAATCTGAGCCGTTTCCGGTGCAATGTTTTCATGCAGCGGGGAAATGTGGCGGTGGCATTGCGCAAGATACCTTACCGGGTTCAGACTTTCGAAGAACTCGGTTTGCCCAAAGCCGTCGCGGAATTCGCCAAACTCCCTCGCGGTCTGGTACTGGTCACCGGGCCGACCGGTTCCGGAAAGTCAACCTCGCTCGCGGCCGTTATTGATAAGATCAATAGGGAGCGGCAATGCCATATCATCACCGTTGAAGACCCGATTGAATATCTGCATCGGCATCAATCCTCCATTGTCAATCAGAGGGAGGTTTACAGCGATACCAATTCATTTGCCGCGGCTCTGAAATATGCGCTGCGTGAGGACCCCGATGTTGTTCTGGTCGGAGAAATGCGGGATTTGGAAACCATCGAGGCCGCTCTGAATATCTCGGAAACCGGCCATCTGGCCTTTGCCACATTGCATACCAACTCCACGGCGGAATCGATCAACCGAATTATTGATGCCTTTCCCAGCAACCAGCAGGAACAGGTGCGCACTTCGCTCTCCTTCTCGCTCCAGGCGGTTGTCTCACAATGTCTCGTTCCCATGATAGGGGGCGGGCGCGTTCTGGCGCTGGAAATAATGGTCTGCACTCCCGCCATTCGGGCGCTTATCCGTGATGATAAAGTCCATCAGATATACAGTATGATCCAATCCGGTCAGAAGTACGGCATGAAAACCATGAATCAGTCTCTGGCCGAGAATTATAATTCCGGGAAAATCACTATCGGCGACGCCATGAGTTTCAGCTCGAATATGCAGGAATTGAATGAGATGTTATCCCGGGGCAAAACGCCGGTGATGGCTTAG